One Bdellovibrionota bacterium DNA window includes the following coding sequences:
- a CDS encoding CopG family antitoxin, whose translation MKHPNIEEKEILDSYDRDEWRSVRSLRREKSKYQKYARATLAKDKRVNIRIPSQVLERLRVKAAEEGIPYQTLISSVLYKFVSGRMAEKEKIS comes from the coding sequence ATGAAGCATCCAAATATAGAGGAGAAGGAGATTCTTGATTCTTATGATCGAGACGAATGGCGTTCCGTTCGTTCACTGAGAAGGGAAAAATCTAAATACCAAAAATACGCCCGCGCTACGCTCGCCAAAGACAAGAGGGTGAATATAAGAATTCCGTCTCAGGTGCTGGAGCGGCTTCGGGTGAAGGCGGCGGAAGAAGGGATACCTTATCAGACGCTGATTTCAAGCGTACTTTACAAGTTTGTAAGCGGGCGGATGGCGGAGAAAGAAAAAATCAGCTGA